The Populus alba chromosome 6, ASM523922v2, whole genome shotgun sequence genome contains a region encoding:
- the LOC118030867 gene encoding uncharacterized protein: MGNCLVLQPNVIKVMKPDGKILEYQAPIKVQQVLSDFSGHAIADSLQAFQHLPPDANLLGGDHLYYLVPLQLPSPQAKKKKVRFSVPEEEAKDVQEKTSTVVRIKLVISKQELQEMLRKGGVSVDDMVSHLQGQQRVQKVDISGSDGEHKGWKPELESIPERSH, translated from the coding sequence atggggAATTGCCTGGTTCTGCAACCAAATGTTATCAAGGTCATGAAACCAGATGGGAAGATCCTTGAATACCAAGCACCCATAAAAGTCCAGCAAGTTCTGTCAGATTTCTCCGGTCATGCAATAGCTGATTCGCTTCAGGCTTTCCAGCATCTTCCGCCAGACGCCAACCTACTTGGTGGAGACCACTTGTACTATCTTGTGCCTCTCCAACTGCCATCCCCGCAGgctaagaagaagaaagtaagATTCTCAGTTCCAGAGGAGGAGGCCAAAGATGTTCAAGAAAAAACCAGTACTGTGGTGAGAATCAAGCTGGTGATCAGTAAGCAAGAACTGCAGGAGATGCTAAGAAAGGGAGGAGTTTCGGTTGATGATATGGTTTCTCATCTTCAGGGTCAACAGAGAGTGCAGAAGGTGGATATCTCCGGTAGCGATGGTGAACATAAAGGTTGGAAGCCCGAGCTAGAAAGCATACCTGAAAGAAGCCACTAG